Below is a window of Leptospira perdikensis DNA.
ATGTTTTTATCGATTTGGGTAAGGAAAAGTATAAAAAAGAAAATATTTGATATTAATAAAATACCACATAGTAAGTTTAAAAGAGCAATTTTGTCTTTTTTAAGTGAGATTTTTTTTATACTTTCATATCGGTTTAGTTTTTTATTGTCAAAAGTGTTTTCTTCAATTGAGTCTTCAATTTCGATTCCAGTTTCGATGATATTAATGGCATTTTCAAAGTCATCATCTGCCACATAAACTTCAATTAAATTAGAGTGTCTTGGTATAACTCCATTTAAAACATCTAAGTCCTCTCCCTTTGTGGTAACTCTAAGATTTTGTGATTTTAGAGCAGATTCGATGATCTTGATTTTTGTATAGTCAATTGAAGTAAAAACTAATTTCAACGTTGTTATTCCTTTTTCTGAAACAATATTTTAAAAATGTCGTATAACGAACTAGGGGAGACGACGTTCCTCGACCCTGAGTCCCGGAGGGACGTTAGGGACTGGCTCGTAGCTTGCGTATGCGAGCGAGTGACAGAAGGGGAATGTGGCGTAGCCCGAACGAGGCCGTAAGTGCCGAAGTGAAGCGTTTCCCCGTAGTTATACGGCGTTGATTTTCTCAGAGTTTATTTCCTCTAAAAAACTTGTTCGGTCGTTTAATTTTAATTGCAGATTTACTAACTCTTCACTGATTCTTTCGAAACTTGAAATTGATAGGCGAAATCTTATTTTGCTATGAAATATTACGATTTTTAGTGTGTCAAAAATCATAAATATAGGCATTGTGATCATATTAAATAATCCAGAGAATTCCTCTTCATCGAAGGAGTCTTTAGTTTGATAATAATCTCCGGCACTTGGGCTGCCATGTACAAACATTGAGCATTCTCCGTAATACTTTAAAACCATTTCAAAGTGATCGTAGATTTCCGAATGTTCTTTGAATCTGCTAGACACATGTTTAATTATGTTCTTTACATTAAATTGATTTATCGCGCTTTCAATTTCATTCTTCTGTAAATGGCGTACATTAGGAAAATGTTTATATATTTCGTCCCATAAATTAATTTTTTCTTCTTCGGTTAAATAATTGTGAATATTTTTATTTTTAACTGAAGTTATAAACTCTTCAATTTGGCCATACAGATGATAGTTTATTGACAGATTGATTTTTTCATCAAAATTGAGTATAATGTATTGGGCTTTTAGGTAATGTTCTAGTAGGCTTCGAAAAAGAATTCTCGATTGATAATATGATTTGTTTTTTAATAATCTAGTTATGGTAA
It encodes the following:
- a CDS encoding putative signal transducing protein, which translates into the protein MKLVFTSIDYTKIKIIESALKSQNLRVTTKGEDLDVLNGVIPRHSNLIEVYVADDDFENAINIIETGIEIEDSIEENTFDNKKLNRYESIKKISLKKDKIALLNLLCGILLISNIFFFILFLTQIDKNIKLKNSITNSSIEYDFDNDDNCLRGYSKSNLILLSEECFENNSDIRKYAKYFNFEGILKSEYLNPYNLEFDTIEILYDKFGTKISEFIDFDQDGNYDEWILYDKNGILLKKYKDINKDYRFDESERAY
- a CDS encoding DUF5677 domain-containing protein; protein product: MKSIYEFKTLEKSCDSCHNIYLKFWRIIENDVLLINSYLKNSKELLEARDALYLLFRCSDTYVTITRLLKNKSYYQSRILFRSLLEHYLKAQYIILNFDEKINLSINYHLYGQIEEFITSVKNKNIHNYLTEEEKINLWDEIYKHFPNVRHLQKNEIESAINQFNVKNIIKHVSSRFKEHSEIYDHFEMVLKYYGECSMFVHGSPSAGDYYQTKDSFDEEEFSGLFNMITMPIFMIFDTLKIVIFHSKIRFRLSISSFERISEELVNLQLKLNDRTSFLEEINSEKINAV